One stretch of Halobaculum marinum DNA includes these proteins:
- a CDS encoding DUF7124 domain-containing protein: MDNAGSSDMTLAFELDALKSLADPNAVFNDARGWTEYVGVVSEKPTYVVTNFTRKHRVRQDFFSGPRGVNESLENVKRQFDTDRHVFVGTTDEDRAVAEETGWEFLPLEQAAGAAGWELTDPDDDSDPFAEETRDDWP, encoded by the coding sequence ATGGATAACGCCGGTTCGAGCGACATGACGCTCGCGTTCGAGTTGGACGCGCTCAAGTCGTTGGCGGACCCGAACGCGGTGTTCAACGACGCGCGTGGGTGGACCGAGTACGTCGGCGTCGTCTCCGAGAAGCCCACCTACGTCGTCACGAACTTCACCCGCAAGCACCGCGTCCGGCAGGACTTCTTCTCCGGACCACGCGGTGTGAACGAGTCGCTGGAGAACGTGAAACGCCAGTTCGACACCGACCGCCACGTGTTCGTCGGGACGACCGACGAGGACCGCGCGGTCGCCGAGGAGACCGGGTGGGAGTTCCTCCCGCTGGAGCAGGCCGCCGGGGCGGCGGGGTGGGAACTGACCGACCCAGACGACGACTCGGATCCGTTCGCCGAAGAGACGCGCGACGACTGGCCCTGA
- the mptA gene encoding GTP cyclohydrolase MptA: MSHQLPDVQASRPDVSVGLSQVGVTGVEKLVKIDRGDDRPWVFMAEFSVFVDLPGERKGIDMSRNMEVIDEVLEAATREEAYRIEDVCGDAADRLLEKHDYTTTAKIEMTAELATREDTPASGRETQSTFTVIASAVADEEGTREEIGAEVTGMTVCPCSQGMSESRARDKLDELGVDDETAEAFLDAVPQPGHSQRGHATLTFTAEGAPEVDLLDVIDTARDSMSARIYNYAKRPDEDHMTYQAHADAKFVEDCVRTMAEDVVETYDHLEDDVVVHMKQSNDESIHQHNAHAEREISMGTLRDELAD; encoded by the coding sequence ATGAGCCACCAGTTGCCGGACGTGCAGGCCAGTCGGCCGGACGTCTCCGTCGGACTGAGTCAGGTCGGCGTCACCGGCGTCGAGAAGCTCGTGAAGATCGACCGCGGTGACGACCGTCCGTGGGTGTTCATGGCGGAGTTCTCGGTGTTCGTCGACCTCCCCGGCGAGCGCAAGGGGATCGACATGAGTCGGAACATGGAAGTGATCGACGAGGTGCTGGAGGCGGCCACGCGCGAGGAGGCGTACCGGATCGAGGACGTCTGCGGCGACGCCGCCGATCGGTTGCTGGAGAAGCACGACTACACGACGACCGCGAAGATCGAGATGACCGCGGAGTTGGCGACGCGCGAGGACACCCCCGCGTCTGGCCGCGAGACGCAGTCTACGTTCACGGTCATCGCGAGCGCCGTCGCCGACGAGGAGGGGACGCGCGAGGAGATCGGGGCCGAGGTCACCGGCATGACCGTCTGCCCGTGTTCGCAGGGGATGTCCGAGTCGCGCGCCCGAGACAAACTCGACGAACTCGGCGTCGACGACGAGACCGCCGAGGCGTTCCTCGACGCCGTCCCCCAGCCGGGACACTCCCAGCGGGGCCACGCCACGCTGACGTTCACCGCCGAGGGGGCGCCCGAGGTCGACCTGCTCGACGTGATCGACACCGCCCGCGACTCGATGAGCGCGCGGATCTACAACTACGCCAAGCGGCCGGACGAGGACCACATGACGTACCAGGCCCACGCGGACGCGAAGTTCGTCGAAGACTGCGTGCGCACGATGGCCGAGGACGTCGTCGAGACGTACGACCACCTGGAGGACGACGTCGTCGTCCACATGAAGCAGTCGAACGACGAG